A single window of Archangium gephyra DNA harbors:
- the nhaR gene encoding transcriptional activator NhaR: MSWLNYHHLLYFWTVARAGSIAKASQELRLAQPTISAQLKLLEESLGHKLLERQGRRLVLTDVGRTVLRYADDIFRLGNELKNVVNGLPSGQHLRFAVGVTDVVPKLVAERLLQPAFDVSPDIHITCREGPLPQLLASLALHELDAVIADAPSSEPVSIRAFNHLLGKCGVSFFAAPKLAHLAKGFPRSLDAAPMLLPSDSSSVRRSLELWFDSQGVHPLVVGDFDDSALLKAFGQRGHGVFAVPSVIENEVSRQFNVSVIGRTDDIETCFYAISVERRLRHPAVVAIAETARSRLFG, from the coding sequence GTGAGCTGGCTCAACTACCACCACCTCCTCTACTTCTGGACCGTCGCCCGCGCCGGCTCCATCGCCAAGGCCAGCCAGGAACTCCGCCTCGCCCAGCCCACCATCAGCGCCCAGCTCAAACTCCTCGAGGAGTCGCTCGGCCACAAGCTCCTCGAGCGGCAGGGCCGCCGCCTCGTCCTCACCGACGTCGGCCGCACCGTCCTGCGCTACGCCGATGACATCTTCCGCCTCGGCAACGAGCTCAAGAACGTCGTCAACGGCCTCCCCTCCGGCCAACACCTCCGCTTCGCCGTCGGCGTCACCGATGTCGTCCCCAAGCTCGTCGCCGAGCGCCTCCTCCAGCCCGCCTTCGACGTCTCCCCCGACATCCACATCACCTGCCGCGAAGGCCCCCTCCCCCAGCTCCTCGCCTCCCTCGCCCTCCACGAGCTCGACGCCGTCATCGCCGACGCCCCCTCCTCCGAGCCCGTCAGCATCCGCGCCTTCAACCACCTGCTCGGCAAATGCGGCGTCTCCTTCTTCGCCGCTCCCAAACTCGCCCACCTCGCCAAGGGCTTTCCCCGCTCCCTCGACGCCGCCCCCATGCTCCTGCCCTCGGACTCCTCCTCCGTCCGCCGCTCGCTCGAGCTCTGGTTCGACTCCCAGGGCGTCCACCCCCTCGTCGTCGGCGACTTCGACGACAGCGCCCTGCTCAAGGCCTTCGGCCAGCGCGGCCACGGCGTCTTCGCCGTCCCCTCCGTCATCGAGAACGAGGTCTCCCGCCAGTTCAACGTCTCCGTCATCGGCCGCACCGATGACATCGAGACCTGTTTCTATGCCATCTCCGTCGAGCGTCGGCTCCGGCATCCCGCCGTCGTCGCCATCGCCGAGACCGCTCGCTCACGGTTGTTCGGGTAG
- a CDS encoding amidohydrolase, whose amino-acid sequence MRGRSSQHRAGTRARGAARVALMGTLWLALGPGCARRAPEGARVETTVYVARRIRTLDERKPEAQALAVRRGRLVAVGTKAEVLKAAGEGARVVDYGDAVMVPGLVDAHAHIGGLGRSLTVARLEGARSVDEVVRRLAEAPATSFQGDWLIGKGWDQNGWPGQQFPGRSELDARFPRTPVYLTRVDHHAAWVNGEALKRAGISRGTPDPAGGRILRDAKGEPTGVLVDNAMDLVAKVVAPPTDEQLEARLTAALERCAQVGLTGVHDAGMDLRTFRKLQAWDMAGRLPVRVYAMADGQGEDRHTYLELGTYGGRLLEMKSVKFLLDGALGSRGAALHEAYSDAPGETGLLLMEPEELARRTWAFMERGFQVCVHAIGDRANTLVVDTLIRASAATGTKPLRHRVEHAQILRPEDIRKLGEAGLVASVQPTHGTSDMGWAEARLGAERLKGAYAWKSLKEAGAVLALGSDFPIENPDVLAGLYAARTRQDAAGKPEGGWQPQERLTGQEALEGFTVGPAWASFAEARRGRLVEGMDADFTVLSVDPVSDEAKQLVDAKVVATVVDGREVHR is encoded by the coding sequence ATGCGGGGACGTTCATCCCAACACAGAGCAGGAACGAGAGCCCGAGGTGCGGCACGGGTGGCCCTGATGGGGACACTGTGGCTGGCACTGGGGCCGGGGTGCGCCCGGAGGGCGCCCGAGGGAGCGCGAGTGGAGACGACAGTCTACGTGGCACGCCGTATCCGGACGTTGGACGAGCGGAAGCCGGAGGCGCAGGCACTGGCGGTGCGGCGGGGCCGGCTGGTGGCGGTGGGGACGAAGGCCGAGGTGTTGAAGGCGGCGGGCGAGGGGGCGCGGGTCGTCGACTACGGCGACGCGGTGATGGTGCCGGGGCTGGTGGACGCGCACGCGCACATCGGGGGGTTGGGCAGGAGCCTGACGGTGGCGAGGCTCGAGGGCGCGCGCTCGGTGGACGAGGTGGTGCGGCGCCTGGCGGAGGCACCCGCGACGAGCTTCCAGGGCGACTGGCTGATCGGAAAGGGCTGGGACCAGAACGGGTGGCCGGGCCAGCAGTTCCCCGGGCGGAGCGAGCTGGACGCGCGCTTCCCCCGGACGCCGGTGTACCTGACGCGGGTGGACCACCACGCGGCGTGGGTGAACGGGGAGGCGCTGAAGCGGGCGGGAATCTCGCGCGGGACGCCGGACCCGGCGGGAGGGAGGATCCTCCGGGACGCGAAGGGGGAGCCGACGGGCGTGCTGGTGGACAACGCGATGGACCTGGTGGCGAAGGTGGTGGCGCCGCCGACGGACGAGCAGCTGGAGGCGAGACTCACGGCGGCGCTGGAGCGCTGCGCGCAGGTGGGGCTGACGGGGGTGCACGACGCGGGGATGGACCTGCGGACGTTCCGGAAGCTGCAGGCGTGGGACATGGCGGGGCGGCTGCCGGTGCGGGTGTACGCGATGGCGGACGGGCAGGGGGAGGACCGGCACACGTACCTGGAGTTGGGGACGTACGGGGGACGGCTGCTGGAGATGAAGTCGGTGAAGTTCCTGCTGGATGGGGCGCTGGGCTCGCGAGGGGCGGCGCTGCACGAGGCCTACAGTGACGCGCCGGGGGAGACGGGGCTGTTGCTGATGGAGCCGGAGGAGCTGGCGAGGAGGACGTGGGCCTTCATGGAGCGGGGCTTCCAGGTGTGCGTGCACGCGATTGGAGACCGGGCGAACACGCTGGTGGTGGACACGCTGATTCGAGCGTCGGCGGCGACGGGGACGAAGCCGCTGCGGCACCGGGTGGAGCACGCGCAGATATTGAGGCCAGAGGACATCCGGAAGTTGGGAGAGGCGGGGCTGGTGGCGAGCGTGCAGCCGACGCACGGGACGAGCGACATGGGGTGGGCGGAGGCGAGGCTGGGGGCGGAGCGGCTGAAGGGGGCGTACGCGTGGAAGAGCCTGAAGGAGGCGGGGGCGGTGTTGGCGTTGGGGAGCGACTTCCCCATCGAGAACCCGGACGTGCTGGCGGGGCTGTACGCGGCGAGGACGCGTCAGGACGCGGCGGGGAAGCCGGAGGGCGGGTGGCAGCCCCAGGAGCGCCTGACGGGACAGGAGGCGCTGGAGGGCTTCACGGTGGGGCCGGCGTGGGCGTCGTTCGCGGAAGCGCGGAGGGGGAGGCTGGTGGAGGGGATGGACGCGGACTTCACGGTGCTGTCGGTGGACCCGGTGTCGGACGAGGCAAAGCAACTGGTGGACGCGAAGGTAGTGGCCACGGTGGTGGACGGCCGCGAGGTGCACCGCTGA
- a CDS encoding glycosyltransferase — MLDVVDIGDRSLDAYRGVAPEAQLEELVRVSQRLRGARILHLNATSYGGGVSEILRSCVPLLRDLGLEAEWKIIRGDDAFFQITKRLHNGLQGAPGDLSETEKALYLGNAQLNAPHLAEGYDFVIVHDPQPAAIAGLARHRGARWIWRCHIDTSHPNPAIWDFLTPYLAAYDAAVFTLENFIPPRFPIRRIAILPPAIDPLSPKNLALPQELARHILEWIGVRLDQPLVTQVSRFDKWKDPLGVVAAYRLVRQRLPQLQLALVSSMALDDPEAWDIYEKVRAETAGDPLIHVFTNLVGVGNVEVNAFQSLSDVVIQKSLREGFGLVVSEALWKGTPVVAGRVGGIPMQMPPGTGGILVDSVEECAESLLHLLRHPQAARLLGESGRERVRHHFLMPRLLLDELLLLERLSGEQSREDPHPSPLPEGAATVG, encoded by the coding sequence GTGCTCGACGTCGTCGACATTGGTGACAGGTCCCTCGATGCGTACCGGGGCGTCGCCCCCGAGGCACAGCTCGAGGAGCTCGTCCGCGTCTCCCAACGTCTCCGCGGCGCTCGCATCCTCCACCTCAACGCCACCTCCTACGGCGGCGGCGTCTCGGAGATCCTCCGCTCCTGCGTCCCCCTCTTGAGGGATCTCGGGCTCGAGGCCGAGTGGAAGATCATCCGCGGCGATGACGCCTTCTTCCAAATCACCAAGCGGCTCCACAACGGCCTGCAGGGTGCTCCCGGCGACCTCTCCGAGACCGAGAAGGCCCTCTACCTCGGCAACGCCCAGCTCAACGCCCCCCACCTCGCCGAGGGCTATGACTTCGTCATCGTCCACGACCCCCAGCCCGCCGCCATCGCCGGGCTCGCCCGCCACCGCGGCGCACGGTGGATCTGGCGCTGCCACATCGACACCTCCCACCCCAATCCCGCCATCTGGGACTTCCTCACCCCCTACCTCGCCGCCTACGACGCCGCCGTCTTCACCCTCGAGAACTTCATCCCCCCTCGCTTCCCCATCCGCCGCATCGCCATCCTCCCGCCCGCCATCGATCCGCTCAGCCCCAAGAATCTCGCCCTCCCCCAGGAGCTCGCCCGCCACATCCTCGAGTGGATTGGTGTCCGGCTCGACCAACCCCTCGTCACCCAGGTCAGCCGCTTCGACAAGTGGAAGGACCCCCTCGGCGTCGTCGCCGCCTACCGGCTCGTCCGCCAGCGCCTCCCCCAGCTCCAGCTCGCCCTCGTCAGCTCCATGGCCCTCGATGACCCCGAGGCCTGGGACATCTACGAGAAGGTCCGCGCCGAGACCGCTGGAGATCCCCTCATCCACGTCTTCACCAACCTCGTCGGCGTGGGCAATGTCGAGGTCAATGCCTTCCAGTCCCTCTCCGACGTCGTCATCCAGAAGTCCCTGCGCGAGGGCTTCGGGCTCGTCGTCTCCGAGGCGCTGTGGAAGGGCACTCCCGTCGTCGCTGGACGCGTCGGCGGCATCCCCATGCAGATGCCTCCAGGCACCGGCGGGATTCTCGTGGACAGTGTCGAGGAGTGCGCCGAATCCCTGCTCCACCTCCTGCGCCATCCGCAGGCCGCCCGCCTCCTCGGCGAGAGCGGCCGCGAACGCGTCCGCCATCACTTCCTCATGCCTCGGCTGCTGCTCGATGAGTTGCTTCTGCTCGAGCGGCTCTCCGGGGAACAGTCCCGGGAAGACCCTCACCCCAGCCCTCTCCCAGAGGGAGCCGCCACGGTGGGATGA